The Asticcacaulis excentricus genome has a segment encoding these proteins:
- a CDS encoding RDD family protein: MARPDLMKGGAVALPFTDGPVTPVTTPEGVVLSFRTASFASRLAALLIDFLIIILAPVVLVILYILLPFEHLKFDNVKMDHPFIQALFILFVLIGFFLRSGYFMLFELGPRAATPGKRVMKIRVISHDGGHLTPSAVITRNALREVELYLPLTLALQASVNGGWVSLVALIWTLTLALLPLFNTSRARLGDFLGGTRVVHVPRERLSFDLAEQVPVTSPGLSFTPEQISVYGEKELGVLEEVLREKRATTLRAVADRIKTRIGWVEPKIASDIPPDEAFLRAYYAALRAQLEGRMLLGRRRKDKFDE; encoded by the coding sequence ATGGCCAGACCTGACCTGATGAAGGGCGGGGCCGTCGCCCTGCCGTTCACTGATGGACCCGTCACGCCGGTGACGACGCCCGAAGGCGTGGTGCTGTCGTTCCGCACGGCCTCCTTCGCCTCGCGTCTGGCGGCGCTGCTGATCGACTTTCTGATCATCATTCTGGCACCCGTCGTGCTGGTGATCCTGTACATCCTGCTGCCGTTCGAACATCTGAAGTTCGATAATGTGAAGATGGATCATCCCTTCATTCAGGCGCTGTTTATCCTGTTTGTGCTGATCGGCTTCTTCCTGCGCTCGGGCTATTTCATGCTGTTTGAGCTGGGGCCGCGCGCCGCTACACCAGGCAAGCGGGTGATGAAGATTCGCGTCATTTCGCACGATGGCGGTCATCTGACCCCCTCAGCGGTGATTACGCGCAATGCCCTGCGTGAGGTGGAGCTGTATTTGCCTCTAACATTGGCGCTTCAGGCCAGCGTCAATGGCGGCTGGGTGTCGCTGGTGGCCCTGATCTGGACCCTGACTCTCGCCCTGTTGCCTCTGTTCAATACGTCGCGGGCGCGGCTGGGAGATTTTCTAGGCGGGACGCGCGTCGTGCATGTACCGCGTGAGCGCCTGAGCTTCGATCTGGCTGAACAGGTTCCGGTCACGTCGCCCGGCCTAAGCTTTACGCCGGAACAGATCAGCGTTTATGGCGAAAAGGAACTGGGCGTGCTGGAAGAGGTCCTGCGCGAAAAGCGTGCGACCACCCTGCGTGCCGTCGCCGATCGCATCAAGACGCGCATCGGCTGGGTCGAACCCAAGATCGCCAGCGATATCCCTCCGGACGAGGCGTTCCTGCGGGCCTATTATGCCGCCCTGCGGGCGCAGCTTGAGGGGCGGATGCTTCTGGGGCGTCGCCGCAAGGACAAGTTCGACGAATAA
- a CDS encoding EAL domain-containing protein: protein MLRVIACLRDQHDWALVVLAALVCVFASFTALRLARHARETDGAERWRWVAMAGLAAGFGIWATHFIAMLAYSAGVATGYDLFKTFLSLVIAVTITGAGMALAVSERQGLWRGVGGALLGLGVAGMHYTGMSAVIAPAHIGWHTELVAASILLGMGFEAAALWLATSRYRYALTGATGLMVLGIVAHHFIGMGAVDVTPDPRIATGGLMLNPGSMSITVAVVAIAVMGLCIMSLSQRQKFEAAVAANERHMRILIDSVRDYAIYMLDPQGRVSNWNAGAQRFKGYAASEIVGQSFATFFPEADREAGRPRAILQAALEQGRYEEEGERVRKDGTTFLAHVILTPMYESDGTLIGFAKVTRDITQRRADREILKRTTHNFDTALRHMSQGLSLYDADHRLVFANPRVYSMFGNDPNMARPGTPFREVLGNILRRAGATEAQIEARYSMHMDLIAQPEGGTLISESANGTVLSVTYRPLPEGGWVTTIDDITARRRDEDRIAHMARHDGLTGLPNREHFNQHTNRELDRAARTGHKVAAVAIDLDRFKEINDVRGHAAGDQVLKIIAERLQRLCGDTEFVGRIGGDEFACVKTFAEARELSDFVSRLDAALHDPIDLDGFEVSPGGSMGVAVYPDDADGREPLMNNADLALYRAKAQPRINGHEAVCYYEARMDEAARDRRALAKDLWQAIARDELRVHYQVQRSVTSQAITGYEALLRWQHPQRGFVSPADFIPVAEECGAIVDIGEWVLRTACAEAATWTNGAKVAVNLSPVQLTHPDLVGMVQSILIETGLSPRRLELEITESTIIGDKVRALHILRQIKSFGVTIAIDDFGTGYSSLDTLNAFPFDKIKIDRSFLMEAEQSPQARAIIRAILALGRSLEVPVLAEGVETVAQLELLRSEGCDEAQGYYFGRPAAQVLDEAAPARLTA from the coding sequence ATGTTGAGAGTTATCGCGTGCTTACGGGATCAGCACGACTGGGCGTTGGTCGTCCTGGCGGCACTCGTCTGCGTTTTCGCCTCTTTTACAGCGCTCAGACTGGCCCGCCACGCCCGCGAGACCGACGGGGCTGAACGCTGGCGCTGGGTAGCGATGGCGGGGTTGGCCGCCGGCTTCGGTATCTGGGCGACGCACTTTATCGCCATGCTGGCCTACAGCGCCGGCGTCGCCACTGGCTACGACCTTTTCAAAACATTCCTGTCTTTGGTAATCGCCGTGACCATTACCGGTGCCGGTATGGCTCTGGCCGTTTCGGAGCGCCAAGGCCTGTGGCGCGGTGTCGGTGGGGCCTTGCTGGGTCTGGGCGTGGCGGGGATGCACTATACGGGCATGTCGGCGGTTATCGCGCCCGCGCACATCGGCTGGCACACGGAACTGGTCGCGGCCTCCATTCTGCTGGGTATGGGGTTCGAAGCGGCGGCCCTGTGGCTGGCAACCAGTCGCTATAGGTATGCCCTGACAGGGGCCACCGGTCTGATGGTGCTGGGGATTGTGGCACACCACTTTATCGGCATGGGGGCCGTGGACGTCACGCCCGATCCGCGTATCGCGACGGGCGGCCTGATGCTCAATCCGGGCAGCATGTCGATCACGGTGGCCGTAGTGGCCATCGCGGTGATGGGCCTGTGCATTATGAGCCTGAGTCAGCGTCAGAAGTTCGAAGCCGCTGTCGCTGCTAATGAGCGCCACATGCGTATTCTGATCGACTCGGTGCGCGACTATGCCATCTACATGCTCGATCCGCAGGGGCGGGTCAGCAACTGGAATGCCGGGGCGCAGCGTTTCAAGGGCTATGCAGCGTCCGAGATTGTGGGCCAATCCTTTGCCACCTTCTTCCCCGAAGCCGACCGTGAGGCCGGCCGGCCCCGGGCCATATTGCAGGCGGCACTGGAACAGGGTCGTTACGAAGAGGAGGGCGAGCGCGTGCGCAAGGACGGCACGACCTTCCTGGCCCACGTCATCCTGACCCCCATGTACGAGAGCGACGGCACACTGATCGGCTTTGCCAAGGTGACGCGCGATATCACGCAGCGCCGGGCGGACCGCGAAATACTGAAACGTACCACGCACAATTTCGACACCGCTTTGCGCCACATGTCACAAGGGCTCAGCCTCTATGACGCCGATCATCGACTCGTTTTCGCCAACCCGCGCGTTTACAGCATGTTTGGCAATGACCCGAACATGGCGCGTCCGGGCACGCCTTTCCGCGAGGTCTTGGGCAATATTCTGCGCCGCGCCGGGGCGACCGAAGCGCAGATAGAGGCGCGCTATAGCATGCACATGGACCTGATTGCGCAGCCCGAAGGCGGGACGCTGATTTCAGAATCGGCGAATGGCACCGTGCTGTCGGTGACCTACCGGCCCTTGCCCGAAGGCGGCTGGGTGACAACGATTGATGACATTACGGCGCGTCGCCGCGACGAGGACCGTATCGCGCATATGGCGCGCCATGACGGCCTGACGGGTCTGCCCAATCGTGAACATTTCAATCAGCACACGAACCGCGAACTGGATCGCGCGGCGCGCACCGGTCATAAGGTGGCGGCGGTGGCCATCGACCTTGACCGCTTCAAGGAAATCAATGATGTGCGCGGCCACGCGGCGGGGGATCAGGTGCTGAAAATCATCGCCGAACGCCTTCAGCGCCTGTGTGGTGACACTGAGTTCGTGGGGCGTATCGGTGGCGACGAATTTGCCTGCGTCAAGACATTTGCGGAAGCGCGTGAACTCAGCGACTTCGTCAGCCGTCTGGACGCGGCCCTGCACGATCCTATCGACCTCGACGGGTTTGAGGTCTCTCCCGGCGGGTCGATGGGCGTGGCCGTCTATCCCGACGATGCCGACGGGCGCGAGCCGCTTATGAACAATGCCGATCTGGCGCTCTATCGTGCCAAGGCGCAGCCGCGCATAAACGGCCATGAGGCTGTTTGTTACTACGAAGCACGCATGGACGAAGCCGCCCGCGACCGGCGCGCGCTCGCCAAGGACCTTTGGCAGGCCATCGCTCGTGACGAGCTGCGCGTCCACTATCAGGTGCAGCGGTCGGTCACGTCGCAGGCCATTACCGGCTACGAGGCCCTTCTGCGCTGGCAGCATCCGCAGCGCGGTTTTGTCAGCCCGGCCGACTTTATCCCCGTGGCCGAAGAATGCGGCGCTATCGTTGATATCGGCGAGTGGGTGTTGCGCACGGCCTGCGCCGAGGCCGCCACCTGGACCAATGGGGCCAAGGTGGCCGTCAACCTGTCGCCGGTGCAGCTAACGCACCCCGATCTGGTTGGTATGGTGCAGTCCATACTGATCGAGACCGGCTTGTCACCGCGCCGTCTGGAGCTGGAAATCACCGAATCGACCATTATCGGCGACAAGGTGCGTGCCCTGCATATCCTGCGTCAGATCAAAAGCTTCGGCGTGACCATCGCCATTGACGACTTCGGTACGGGCTATTCGTCGCTCGATACGCTCAATGCCTTCCCGTTCGACAAAATCAAGATTGATCGCTCCTTCCTGATGGAGGCGGAACAGAGCCCGCAGGCGCGCGCCATCATCCGCGCCATTCTGGCGCTGGGGCGCAGTCTTGAGGTGCCGGTGCTGGCTGAAGGCGTCGAGACGGTGGCGCAGCTTGAATTGTTACGCAGCGAAGGCTGTGACGAGGCGCAGGGCTATTATTTCGGCCGCCCGGCAGCGCAGGTGCTCGACGAAGCCGCCCCGGCGCGCCTGACGGCGTGA
- a CDS encoding AAA family ATPase has protein sequence MQISDVHSLAARLKGEIGKVIIGQADTVELMLTALFSGGHVLLEGPPGTAKTLLARAFCRSLSLRFGRIQFTPDMLPADILGSNLFNFQTSTFSLTKGPIFCDLLLADEINRTPPKTQAALLEAMQERKVTLDGTRYDLGDRFMVIATQNPIEQQGTYPLPEAQLDRFLFKHVLGYPSASEERRIIDEAGNSAVTLDPDQAGIEAVLDAATLAEAIRVVTTVRLNDANLDYIVSLIRATRESPSLAVGASPRSGALLARAARARATLDGRDYVLPDDIKALYLPSMRHRVLLSPSAEIEGQSVDGVLQGLLERIEIPR, from the coding sequence ATGCAGATTTCCGACGTTCACAGCCTTGCGGCGCGCCTTAAGGGCGAAATCGGCAAGGTCATCATCGGTCAGGCCGATACGGTCGAGCTGATGCTGACCGCCCTGTTTTCCGGGGGCCATGTGCTGCTCGAAGGGCCTCCGGGCACGGCCAAGACCCTGCTGGCGCGCGCCTTCTGCCGTTCGCTGTCCCTGCGTTTCGGCCGCATCCAGTTTACGCCGGATATGCTGCCGGCCGATATTCTGGGCTCCAACCTGTTCAATTTTCAGACCTCGACCTTCTCCCTGACCAAGGGGCCGATCTTCTGCGATCTGCTGCTGGCCGACGAAATCAACCGCACGCCGCCCAAGACGCAGGCCGCCCTGTTGGAGGCCATGCAGGAGCGCAAGGTGACGCTGGACGGGACGCGCTACGATCTGGGCGACCGTTTCATGGTCATCGCCACCCAGAACCCGATCGAGCAGCAGGGCACCTATCCGTTGCCGGAGGCGCAACTGGACCGCTTTCTGTTCAAGCACGTGCTGGGCTATCCGTCGGCCAGCGAAGAACGCCGCATCATCGACGAGGCGGGCAATTCCGCAGTGACGCTCGATCCGGACCAGGCGGGTATCGAGGCGGTGCTGGATGCCGCGACCTTGGCCGAGGCGATCCGCGTGGTGACCACGGTGCGGCTCAATGACGCCAATCTGGACTATATCGTCAGCCTGATCCGCGCCACGCGCGAAAGCCCGTCACTGGCGGTCGGGGCCTCGCCGCGCTCCGGTGCGCTGCTGGCGCGGGCCGCACGGGCGCGCGCCACGCTGGACGGACGCGACTATGTGCTGCCGGACGACATCAAGGCGCTGTACCTGCCGTCCATGCGCCATCGTGTGCTGTTGTCGCCCTCGGCCGAAATCGAGGGGCAGTCGGTGGACGGCGTCCTGCAAGGGCTTCTGGAGCGTATCGAGATCCCCAGATGA
- a CDS encoding stage II sporulation protein M, which yields MSEAANEKPPLQLKSQKFREAREKDWKALAKQIDRAENGGLRKFTTEELLDLPVLYRSTVSSLSMAQSISLDRNLITFLQALCARAYVYMYGPHARPGVIVRDFFLRDLPRSVRALWGELSLSTLCLVLGIVGGILMCMADPSWYDPLVGGMSQGRDLNASVDDLRKTIGGSESGEPLAAFSVFLMSHNTQVTLSAFALGVIGGLPTAFLMIVFGMSVGAMVWLFASRGLGPDFIAWLSIHGTTELTAAVIGAAAGFHLARRIMFPGHLTRKAALAEAGRLAGTAMLGAMLMLVIAGFIEGVARQTVTEMWARFTFGGVMLVFWLAYFIAVGRLRKPRPPKVSHEVRHGQT from the coding sequence GTGAGCGAAGCCGCCAACGAAAAGCCCCCTCTGCAACTCAAGAGCCAGAAGTTCCGCGAAGCGCGCGAAAAGGACTGGAAGGCGCTGGCCAAACAGATCGACCGCGCCGAAAACGGGGGCTTGCGCAAATTCACCACTGAGGAATTGCTGGACCTGCCGGTACTTTATCGTTCCACTGTGTCATCCCTGTCGATGGCGCAGTCGATCTCGCTGGATCGCAACCTGATCACCTTCCTGCAGGCCCTGTGTGCGCGCGCCTATGTCTATATGTACGGTCCGCACGCCCGACCCGGGGTGATTGTACGTGACTTCTTCCTGCGCGACTTGCCGCGCTCGGTGCGCGCCCTGTGGGGGGAGCTGTCCCTGTCCACCCTGTGTCTGGTGCTGGGGATTGTCGGGGGCATATTGATGTGCATGGCCGACCCCAGTTGGTACGATCCGCTGGTCGGGGGCATGTCGCAGGGCCGCGATCTGAACGCCAGCGTTGACGACCTGCGCAAGACCATTGGCGGCAGCGAAAGCGGTGAACCGCTCGCGGCCTTTTCGGTCTTCCTGATGAGTCACAACACGCAGGTGACGTTATCGGCCTTTGCTTTGGGGGTGATCGGCGGCCTGCCGACGGCCTTTCTGATGATTGTCTTTGGCATGTCGGTCGGGGCGATGGTGTGGCTGTTTGCCTCACGCGGTTTGGGACCGGATTTCATTGCCTGGCTGTCGATTCACGGCACGACCGAGCTGACGGCGGCTGTCATCGGCGCGGCGGCGGGTTTTCATCTGGCGCGGCGCATCATGTTCCCCGGCCACCTGACGCGCAAGGCGGCGCTGGCCGAAGCCGGGCGGCTGGCCGGGACGGCCATGCTGGGGGCGATGCTGATGCTGGTCATCGCCGGCTTTATCGAAGGCGTGGCGCGTCAGACGGTGACCGAGATGTGGGCGCGCTTTACGTTTGGCGGGGTTATGCTGGTCTTTTGGCTGGCCTATTTCATCGCGGTCGGTCGTCTGCGCAAACCGCGCCCGCCAAAGGTCAGTCATGAGGTCCGTCATGGCCAGACCTGA
- a CDS encoding EAL domain-containing protein — MPERDDYKNQRDRYIAFSLAAADLLVEVDEGGKIARTIGATNALLAEDAQSVKGQAIEALFPSADRYLVARLLARAREIGRIDPATVRLKPDGRKPIHVNLGACYLPDRQRTFVTVTVLSEPLVKALPERDDISGLLDLCEFQHMASRSIKPGDAGSGAAMLQEMQLIRLNGLSDAMDKMPQSRSEQLMGEIGALLRASSGPTGAAARLGDDEFGLMADQGTNAISEAQLMGDIQQVLSNAGVKEDRVSSSIVTLSMDTTNLSEDSVAKALSYVVDKFTKTAALEARDLQNSLNAAINAAVDQYARVKAVLAAGQFTLHYQPVVDIASREVHHYEALLRFNGGLDSYDTVRFSEQVGLAVEFDLAVCDKAISALHQYPGESIAMNLSGLSVQNAQFRDRLSARLTAEPALKNRLMFELTESHMIEDVEDAARFLADLRRRGYKICLDDFGSGAAAYNYLRRFDVDYIKIDGPFLKTALTQPRQRALIHSLGILCQELKCKCIGEMIESEDMVRLAKDLGITHGQGWLFGKPAAQIPPRSNAVSHAVARRKGVRETWG; from the coding sequence ATGCCCGAACGCGACGACTACAAAAACCAGCGCGACCGCTACATTGCCTTTTCCCTCGCGGCTGCCGATCTGCTGGTTGAAGTCGATGAAGGCGGAAAAATCGCCCGCACCATCGGGGCCACCAACGCCCTTCTGGCCGAAGACGCCCAGAGCGTCAAAGGGCAGGCCATCGAAGCGCTGTTTCCCTCCGCAGATCGCTATCTGGTCGCCCGCCTGCTGGCACGGGCGCGTGAAATCGGGCGTATCGACCCGGCCACCGTCCGCCTGAAACCCGATGGCCGCAAACCGATCCATGTCAATCTGGGGGCCTGTTATCTGCCCGATCGGCAGCGGACCTTCGTGACCGTCACCGTGCTGTCTGAGCCGCTGGTCAAGGCCTTGCCTGAACGTGATGATATTTCGGGCCTGCTCGACCTGTGCGAATTCCAGCATATGGCCTCGCGGTCCATTAAACCCGGTGATGCCGGTTCGGGCGCGGCCATGTTGCAGGAAATGCAACTGATCCGGCTGAATGGCCTGAGCGACGCCATGGACAAGATGCCACAGTCGCGCTCTGAACAGTTGATGGGTGAAATCGGTGCCCTGCTGCGCGCCTCCTCAGGGCCGACCGGCGCAGCCGCCCGTCTGGGCGACGATGAATTCGGCCTGATGGCCGATCAGGGCACGAACGCCATCAGCGAAGCGCAACTGATGGGGGATATTCAGCAAGTGCTGAGTAATGCCGGGGTCAAGGAAGACCGCGTGTCTTCCAGCATTGTGACCCTGTCTATGGATACCACAAACCTCAGCGAAGACAGCGTCGCCAAGGCCCTGTCCTACGTCGTGGACAAGTTTACCAAGACCGCCGCGCTTGAAGCGCGTGATCTGCAAAACAGCCTGAACGCCGCTATCAACGCCGCCGTCGATCAGTATGCCCGCGTCAAGGCCGTCCTCGCTGCCGGTCAGTTCACCCTGCATTATCAGCCGGTTGTGGACATAGCGTCGCGTGAGGTTCATCACTACGAAGCGCTGTTGCGTTTCAACGGCGGGCTGGATTCCTACGACACGGTGCGCTTTTCCGAGCAGGTGGGGCTGGCGGTCGAGTTCGATCTGGCCGTCTGCGACAAGGCGATCAGCGCCCTGCATCAGTATCCCGGCGAGTCCATCGCTATGAACCTTTCGGGCCTTTCGGTGCAAAACGCGCAGTTCCGCGACCGCCTAAGTGCCCGGCTCACGGCCGAGCCTGCGCTCAAAAACCGGCTGATGTTCGAACTGACCGAGTCGCACATGATCGAGGATGTGGAGGACGCTGCGCGCTTCCTCGCCGATCTGCGCCGGCGCGGATATAAAATCTGTCTGGATGATTTTGGCTCAGGGGCTGCCGCCTACAATTATCTGCGCCGCTTCGATGTGGACTATATCAAGATAGACGGACCGTTCCTCAAGACCGCCCTCACCCAACCGCGTCAACGCGCCCTTATCCACTCCCTCGGCATCCTGTGTCAGGAACTGAAGTGCAAATGTATCGGTGAAATGATCGAGTCAGAAGACATGGTTCGTCTGGCCAAAGACCTAGGCATCACCCACGGACAGGGCTGGCTGTTCGGTAAGCCCGCCGCCCAGATTCCGCCGCGTAGTAATGCGGTATCCCACGCCGTGGCGCGCCGCAAAGGGGTCAGGGAAACCTGGGGCTGA
- a CDS encoding TetR/AcrR family transcriptional regulator: MAGTKTGVRDRIVQTALPLFATQGFRATGIDRIIADSAVAKASFYRHFPSKDDLILACLERWHISHFAALKIAVEAGEVKSRPLSLFDALPQVSEATMRGDLLITATVEFGSAKPAIADVVAAARHQLREWFETLLGEAGYADMADSLSHEWLLLYEGAMIGALRETPQQAARCARANAERSLQQIQLKRLLSKTLPGT, translated from the coding sequence ATGGCTGGAACCAAAACGGGCGTCAGGGATCGCATTGTGCAGACGGCCTTGCCGTTATTTGCCACGCAGGGGTTTCGCGCGACGGGTATTGATCGCATCATTGCGGACTCGGCGGTCGCCAAGGCCAGCTTCTATCGCCACTTCCCGTCCAAGGACGATCTGATCCTCGCCTGCCTTGAACGCTGGCATATTTCGCATTTTGCCGCGCTCAAGATCGCCGTCGAAGCGGGTGAGGTCAAATCGCGACCCCTGTCCCTGTTCGATGCCCTGCCCCAGGTCTCAGAAGCGACAATGCGGGGGGACCTGCTGATTACGGCTACGGTCGAATTCGGCTCTGCCAAACCGGCGATTGCTGATGTGGTGGCCGCCGCCCGCCATCAGTTGCGCGAATGGTTTGAAACCCTGCTGGGGGAGGCGGGCTATGCCGACATGGCCGATAGCCTGTCGCACGAATGGCTTTTGCTCTATGAAGGCGCCATGATCGGGGCCTTACGTGAAACGCCGCAACAGGCGGCGCGCTGCGCCCGCGCCAATGCCGAACGCAGCCTTCAGCAGATTCAGCTCAAGCGTCTCCTCAGCAAGACCTTACCGGGCACCTGA
- a CDS encoding DUF58 domain-containing protein: MIHPTPRLIRILIACVLLGAGVVFVAPAVWWVMPLIMLGLMALAVFEGVFAPLPSHLTLDIPLPRRIGVGRDYGFAYAVRFKARTPKKIEIRWGVSSRLQTPQAGLTLSPDAGLFKGQLALRATARGKAAVETAHLRWSGALGLGYVQKIVPLKAEMVVTPDIEGVQQDAAALFSRDSVYGVRVQNQLHNGSEYHALREYDSSQDHRRIDWRSSARHLKLLSREFQTERNHHIVLAFDTGRLMGEPLLRVKKLDRALYAGLLLGYCALKIGDNVRSFAFAARPYHNAPLLAGTQAYETLKAQLSGLDDRPEETNHTLALADLGSKIARRSLIVLFTDFIDEISADLMLEALQRLSKKHLIVFVAFRDEVLEGLAASEPQAADDVTRAIFARRLLQQRETVHATLRRYGIEVLEPTTEAMAVQLVLKYLEMKREDRL; encoded by the coding sequence ATGATCCATCCTACCCCGCGCCTGATCCGGATACTGATCGCCTGCGTCCTTCTCGGGGCGGGGGTGGTCTTTGTGGCGCCTGCCGTCTGGTGGGTCATGCCGCTGATCATGCTGGGTTTGATGGCGCTGGCGGTGTTTGAGGGGGTTTTTGCGCCGCTGCCGTCGCACCTGACGCTGGATATCCCTCTGCCGCGCCGCATCGGGGTCGGGCGCGACTATGGCTTTGCCTACGCCGTGCGCTTTAAGGCGCGCACGCCCAAAAAAATCGAAATTCGCTGGGGCGTGTCGTCGCGCCTGCAAACGCCGCAGGCCGGTCTGACCCTGAGCCCCGACGCTGGCCTGTTCAAGGGACAACTGGCCCTGCGCGCCACGGCGCGCGGCAAGGCGGCGGTGGAAACCGCGCATCTGCGCTGGAGCGGCGCTTTGGGCCTCGGCTATGTGCAGAAAATCGTACCGTTGAAGGCCGAAATGGTGGTCACGCCGGATATTGAGGGCGTGCAGCAGGACGCCGCCGCCCTGTTTTCACGCGACTCTGTTTATGGGGTGCGCGTGCAGAACCAGTTGCACAACGGTTCCGAATACCACGCGCTGCGCGAATACGACTCGTCGCAGGACCATCGCCGCATCGACTGGCGCTCCTCGGCGCGCCACCTCAAACTGCTGTCGCGCGAGTTTCAGACCGAGCGCAACCACCATATCGTGCTGGCCTTCGACACCGGCCGTCTGATGGGTGAGCCGCTGTTGCGGGTCAAAAAGCTCGACCGCGCCCTCTATGCCGGCCTGCTGCTGGGCTACTGCGCGCTGAAAATCGGCGACAATGTGCGCTCTTTCGCTTTTGCGGCGAGGCCTTACCACAATGCGCCGCTGCTGGCCGGGACGCAGGCCTATGAGACGCTGAAGGCGCAGTTATCGGGCCTCGACGACCGGCCCGAAGAAACCAACCATACGCTGGCCCTGGCCGATCTGGGGTCGAAGATCGCGCGCCGTTCGCTGATCGTGCTGTTCACCGACTTTATCGACGAAATCAGTGCCGACCTGATGCTCGAAGCCTTGCAGCGCCTGTCGAAAAAGCACCTGATCGTCTTCGTCGCCTTTCGCGATGAGGTGCTGGAGGGGCTGGCCGCGTCCGAGCCGCAGGCGGCAGATGACGTCACGCGCGCCATCTTCGCCCGCCGCCTGTTGCAGCAGCGCGAAACCGTTCACGCGACGTTGCGCCGCTATGGTATCGAAGTGCTGGAGCCCACCACGGAGGCCATGGCGGTGCAACTGGTGCTCAAATATCTGGAAATGAAACGGGAGGACCGGTTGTGA